TAAATTGAATCAATTGGGAGTTTCTCCGGAGTACAAGCACATTTCACGTAAGAAGAATCGGGAAGCGGATCGGTTAGCTACGCAGGCATTGCAGGGGATGGAAATAACAAGCAGCAAAGAACTATCGGAGTGAGGCAGGGAAGGGATTCTCTGCTTCTTTTGCATGCAGTAGAATCTGATGACAACCGCGTTAATAAGATTAAAAAGACAAGGAAAGATGATCCTTGTCTTTTATCATTATTCTTTTCCATTTTCTTTGTTAAATGCTCTTGCAGCAGTAATCTTCCGGGTAATATACTTCTCGATTTCAATAATGATAAAGGTCATTATTCCAATCACAAAAGGGTAGATCCAGTACTTTGCCTCGATTGGATATAAGTCAAATACATTTCTCAAGAATGGAATATATGTCACCATGAATTGAAGAACAATCAGAACGCCTGCAAGCATAAAAGCAATTTTGTTGGAGAAGAAATCTTTATTAAATGCAAAGTGACGCTCGTTTCGGACATTAAATACATGGAAAAGCTGTGCAATTACAATGGAATGCAGCGTAATCGTTGTTACCTGTTCTGGTGAATAGTGTTCTGGATCACCGAGCAGGGTTACATTCATAGTCATAATCGCTCCGCCGACAAGTAGTGATACTAAAATAATCCGGAACATATAGTAGGGACTAAGCAGTTTTGCGTTAGCCGGGCGTGGTGGCCGTTCCATTGCTCCAGGCTCCAGTTTTTCAAATGCCAATGCGAAAGAAACGGTTACGGCTGTTACCATATTTACATAAAGTACCTGAATGGGGGAGAGCGGCATATTCATTCCTACGATTAACGCAGAAACAATCAAAAATGCTTCCGCACCATTGGTCGGCAGGATAAACAGGATGGTTTTCTTCAAATTATCGTAGACACGCCGGCCTTCTTTTACCGCATTAACAATGGTATTAAAATTATCATCGACCAGCACCATTTCGGAAGCTTCTTTAGCTACTTCGGTTCCTTTGATGCCCATGGAAACCCCGATATCAGCGCGTTTTAAAGCAGGAGCGTCATTAACCCCATCACCTGTCATCGCCGTAATTTCTCCGTTTTCCTGCATAGCGGTTACCAGTTGCAGTTTGTTCTCTGGACTGGTGCGGGCGAAAACATCTACATGCTGGACTGCGTTCTGTATTTCCTCTTCAGATAACTGATCCAAATCGCGTCCTTCGAGTACATTGTCTTGTTCGGTAATGCCCATTTGTTTGGCAATAGCAAGAGCTGTCGCCTTATGATCTCCTGTAATCATTTTTACCTGGATGCCAGCTCGTTTGCAAACTTTTACCGCTTCGATAGCTTCTTCTCTTGGAGGATCGAGAATGCCTGCCAAACCGATTATGTTCAATCCTTCACAAATATCTTCATGATCAATTTGTGTTTTATCGGCTTCTATATATTTATACGCAGCTCCGATGATTCTTTCTCCATTGCTGGAGCGTGCGAGCATTTTATCTTCCCAAAGCCTGCGTTCCTCGGAACCTTCTGTCAAACCTGCCATATCAAACAGCCGGTCGGGAGCTCCTTTGACATAAATGATTTTTTCTCCGTCTTTTTCCACGAGTCCTGCCATGTATTTATAGCTGGAATCGAAAGGGATTTTAGAGAGGATGGGAAGCCGGTCTATTTCTTGATTGGCTTTTTCCGCCAGTGTGACCAGACAGCCTTCTGTCGGTTCGCCGCTGATTGTCCATTCTTCGTCCTCTTTTCGCAAATAGGCATCATTTACTGTTAATACATTGCTTAAAAACATGTGCAGTTCTTGATTCTCTGCAATATTTACTTCTTGATTATTTTCAAGGATGTTTCCTTCAGGTGCGTAGCCGGTTCCTGTTACATCCAAGTGTCTGTCGGAGAGTTCAATGGATTGGACGGTCATTTCATTTTTGGTCAGCGTCCCTGTCTTGTCCGAACAAATGACGGTTACTGCTCCGAGTGTCTCCACGGATGGCAAATTCCGCATAATGGCATTGTTTCGGGCCATTATTTGCATCCCTAATGACAGAATGATGGAAAGAATAGCAGGTAAACCTTCCGGAATGGCAGCAACAATTAAACTGATAACGTAAAGTAACAGTTCCCCGATAGGATAGTTATAGAAATATGCTGCAAAAACAAACAATAAAGCTGCAATGCTGACGATAGAAATAGAAATCATTTTTCCAAAATGCGCTGTTTGTTTTAATAAAGGTGTTTTTAATTCTTCTACTTCTGCAATGGATTGGTTGATTTTACCGATTTCAGTATTTGCTCCGGTAGCTGCGACAATGCCTTGTGCCGATCCGGAAACAACTGCTGTGCCGGAAAAAGCCATATTCAGTCGATCACCAAGGACGGTATCTTCTGGTAGGGTTTCTGTATTTTTTTCGACGGATGTCGATTCACCAGTAAGAGGGGATTCTTCTATTGTCAGCCGGCTAGCGGCAGTTAAACGTAAATCTGCGGGAATTTTATCTCCTGGGGATAATAATACGATATCGCCCGGTACCAGTTCGCTTGAAGCAACTTCGGTATGCTTTCCGTCACGAATGACAGTTGATTCAAGAGACAGCATTTTTTTAATGCCTTCCAATGCTTTCTCGGCTTTGTTTTCTTGAAAATAACCGATGACAGCATTAATAAGAATAACCATTAAAATAACAATCGTATCTGCGTAATGTCCTAAAATCACAGTAAGGACAGCTGCAGCTAATAAAACATAAATTAACGTGTCATTAAATTGCCGTAAGAATTTTAACCACTTTGGATCCTTATCAGGCTCCGGTAATTCATTTTTTCCATACTTCTGTTTGCGTTGTTCTACTTGTTCGCTGGTTAATCCATGATTTATATCCGTCTTAAGCTCTGTTTCCACTTGTTCTGTTTGTAAGTTAAACCATTTTTTCTGTGCCATAAGCACATACTCCTTTCTTCCAGAATCCGTTTTATATAAAGGTTGTAACCACATAAGCAGAAAAAATCGTATCTAATAAATACCTGTTTTTGTGATTATAATTTTCACTTTATGACAAATGAAACCATCATGAATCACCTCTTTTTTAAAAAATAAAAGTATCCTCACTTATAATGATGAGGGATAAAGGGGCGCCATTCAAGTACCCTAGGACGAAAAATTTCGACAATTTGGTGATGTGCATTTTTGGGGTAAATTGATGGAAGAATGCATGTCTCATATAATACAAAAATCCGTTCATAAATGGCTTTGAAAAGGGGAAAAGAATGAAGCGGAAGAGGGGGGGCTAAATCATAGGGGTGGTTACAAATTGTTTTAACTTCGCCCTATGATATTAGCTGATTTTATTTATAAGAAACGTTCAGGAAAAGAAAAAGTTACTTGTTTGGTATAGCGCCTTTTGGGAAAAACCACAGAATAACAAAGGTCAGTGTACCAATTAAGAATAGGCAAAAGAACACGGTATGAAATGCATGCGTTAATCCATCCTGCATCAAAGTAAGTGTATCCGCAGAAAGTGTTTCTCGCATCCCTTCATTTAAGATGGCATCTGTATTTGGCATATCATCTATTGCCTGCTGCTGATAATATTGCTGCAGTCGCAGGTTCAAAATACCGCCGAGCAACGCAGTACCAATCGCACTGCCGATAATACGCATAAACATATTTAAAGAGGTAGCTGATCCTCTTGCTTGCCAAGATACACTATTTTGAATGGCTACGATAAATGTTGTCGAAGTCAGTCCCATCCCTATACCAACGATGAAAGAGCTGAAACCGGCATAAATGGGTCCTTTGTCTGTATCGAGCAGGAAAAAGAGAAATGTACCGGCAAATAATGCGATACCGCCAAGAAAGGCTGTTTTTCGAAAGCCAATCCGTAATACCAGATGTCCGGCGATGGTTGATGCGATTGGCCAGCCGATAGATAAGGTACTTAAGGTGAAGCCGGCTACAATCGCTGATTCGCCCATGACTCCCTGCACATAAGTAGGAAGGAAGCTGCTTAAACCTAAAATAATCATCCCCGAAAGTAAGGTAGCGATATTAGCAATAACCATTAATTTATTTTTCCATAAGGATAAAGGCATCATTGGCGCGGTACATCTTTTCTCCTGCCAAATAAACAAGGAGATACCAATGACAAAGAGTCCGAGCAATCCGAGTGTTTCCGGCGAGAGCCAAGCCCAATTGGTGCCTGCTTGTACAAACACGATAATCAACGAGGATATAGCTATGAAAAAGAAACTTGTCCCAAGATAATCGATGGTTTTCTGTTCTTTATCCACTTTTTCATGAAAGAACAGGACAACGCCAGCCAATCCAATAAGACCAATCGGAATATTCATCCAGAAGATCCAAGCCCAGTCCACATATTGCACAATCATCCCTCCGAGAAGCGGACCGGCAACAGAGGAGATGCCCCAGACACTTGCTAAATATCCCTGCACTTTGGCGCGTTCTTCTAAACGATACATATCTCCAACGATGGTGGTTACCATCGGGTGGATAGCGCCGGCTCCAAGACCTTGGATAAGCCGAAACACGACAAGGGCAGTCATGGATTCTGCCAATCCGCATAAGAAGGAACCAATTAAAAAGATAATGACACCAATGACAAAAATGGGTTTGCGGCCGAATAAGTCGGCTAATTTGCCATATACCATCGTAGTGACTGCTTGCATTAATAGAAAACTGGAAAAAACCCAGCTATATAGCGTGAATCCGCCCAAATCAGATACAATGTTCGGCATAGCTGTAGCGATAATGGTTCCTTCAATTGCTGCCATAAACATAGATAATATTAAGGCAATAAGCACGATAGGTCGTTTCGTTTGTTTATGTACCATTCCTTTTCCTTCCTTTTCTCCGGCTATTTATTTCTTTACCGCGGGTATACGTCTTCCTGAGAACAGGCGATTTTGCTAACTATCAAAAATCACGTAGTAAAGCAATATTCTGTTAACTAATTAGCTTTATTGTAGCAGATGCTTTCTTAATTTGTAAGATTTGGAATGCTAGTTTCATAGTTTGGAGTGTAAATAGAAAAATATTTTTGGCAGTTTCATGTCAAACAGGTGTAGAGCCATCCATAAAAATGAATAGCTCTGGTATGTTTCATCTATTTCCTTCCGATAATAACGATTCACACATGAACAGTGAAAGAGATATTTTCAGTTCTTTTGCTGTTTAAGCTAAGCCAACTCAAGCTTATAAACACCACGATCGGTGGTAATAAAAAATGTCTTCCCATTAAATTCATACAGGGAATGATCCTCCAGCGGGATTTCATAATAGGAAGATGGAAGCGGCTCATTGCTCATTGTCGGCAGTGACTCAACTTGGCCATCTCCATGTAACAGTAAACTATGTTTTGGTACATAATCATCGATTCTGCGTGTGTTTTGGTCATAGGATATATTTTGCAGGTGGATGATAGTTTGATCGATGTCGTTGATTTCGTGTTTTGTAATTTGTATCGTTCTTCCATTCCATTGTTGAATTAGCGTATTAAACTCTTCAATGGATAAAAATCCGTGTTCCATAGAACAACCCCTCCTGCATATCATTTTTTCCTGTATGTAATGAAAATATACAAGAGGGGAGACATGGGATACATGCAGGCCGACAAGCTACTCCACATCCAGACAGTCCATGTTCCTTAGTCAATAGAGAGAAGTCTCACAATAATGCAATGGAGCGGTTCCCTTCAAGGAAGGGAACCGCTCCGTTGGATGGATTATTTGTCATGAGCCCGTTTATCTGCAGCCCGGCTTCTTGCTTGCGCTTCTTTATCATCCGCATCAGCAAACTCGTCTGAAAATTCGACATCTCTGCCATCTGTTTTTTGATTTTTAATGCGTGTTCAAAAGTCCGATAAATAGGACCAAGAAGTTCAAGGCGGCGCAGCTTTGAGGAACGGAGCGTATGTTATTAGATACGTGAGTACCGGAAAAGCAAGCCAACGCAGAAATTCGCCGTGTCATTTTTATTGGACTTTTGAACAACCTCTTCTAGGAGTTTGTGATAAAAAATTATTTTTTCTCTTCTTATGCTCATCTCTGCCCATTTGAACCACTCCTTTTTGAATTGTGAACAATCAGGTTAACTTATCGTTGACCAGGCAAGTTAAAATTGCAGTAAATCGAGTCATTTTACGATGACGATCATGCTGCATTTCCTCAATTATGGACAACATAAGAATAACGATATTGACACATCTGTATTTTTTCACGGGTGACCAATACTTATTCATTTTTCATATCAGGAATTTCTCCGTATTACTGCAATATGTGTCTGTAATGTATGCCGATTTATGGAACGTATTCAAAAGCCATTTTCGTATCATGATGTTTAGTCATACGATGAAAAAGGAAAAGGAAGTAAAAAGATATTGTGAGGTGATTGGAGCATGTCCGATAAAGATAAGCGTTCTTCCAATAACAGGAAACCGAATCGCACTGAAGAAAGAAGAACGGAATTGGATGAACATGAGGAACAAAAATTTGTAGATGAAGTCCCGCTGGAAGATTTAAAAATAGAAGCTGACGATGAGAAACGTAAAACGAAATCGAAGAACGATTCCCAAAGTGAAAGAAAGCATAAACGAAATGAGAACACAGACAGTAAAAAGCCCTGAGCATCATTGCTGAGGGTTTTCTTTATTGTCTAGGAAATTATAAAATTCTCTAGCTGTGGATAACTTTTATGTTAAACTTTTATTAACTCACTGGAGGGGTAGAGATATGAGAAAGGGAAGCGGAGTTATTAAAGAAATCTTAAAAGACCATTTTGCTGGATTTTGGGAGTTCCATGCTGATCGTTTTCCGAAAACGTATCGTGAACATATAAAAGAAACGGTAGAAAAAACAATTCGCTGTGGGACACGTGATTTAGGGTATGCTCGTTATGAGTGTTTAGGATGTGAAGGGGATCCTTCTCCTAAATTCGTGTGTTTTACTTGTAAAAGCAGACTATGCCACCGTTGTGGGAAAAAGTATACGGATGACTGGTCAGACAAACAACAGGAAATGATATTTAATGTTACGCATCGCCATATGGTCTTTACACTTCCACGAGAGTTAAGAAACATATTTTACAATGACCGAAAAAAATTAAATGAATTAAGTAAACAGGTAGCCGAAGTATTTCAGTACCATAATAAAAAGAAAGGTAAGAAAAGAGGCTTCCGTTCAGGGATTATTACGGTTATTCATACGTTTGGAAGAGATTTAAAGTTTAATCCTCACATACATGCATTGGTGACAGAAGGTGCGTTAGATAATCAAAATGAATGGGTTAATAATGGATATGTTCCTTATGATTTTTTAAGAAAGTCCTGGCAAAAAGTTGTCTTAGATTTGTTGAAGAAGTGGTTTCCTGCAACACCGAAAATCATAGAACTTATTAATGAGTTATATCAAAGGTATCCGAAAGGCTTTTATGTCAATGCAGAGAAGAAAATGAACAATGCCAAGCGTGTAGCCAAGTATATCGGCAGATATTTAGCTCGACCAGCTATCGCCGAATATCGTATTGAATCTTATGATGGGGAAACAGTTCATTACTGGTATGAGGATCATAAAACAGGAAAACGTGTAGATAAAAAGGTTCCAGTGTACAGGTTCTTATTTGAAATATTACAACACATTCCACCAAAGCATTTTCGAATGGTTGGGAGGTATGGACTGTATAGTAGAAGGGCTCATCGTAAAGCACAACAAATATTGAGTTTATATGCGTTCATGAGAACGAAGCAGATTTCGTTTCTTTTGGAAGCAAAACGTAAGAAAAAAACATACCGTCAACGTATGATAGAATCATTTGAACAGGACCCTTTGGAATGTCCGTGTTGCCGTAAACAGATGGAGCTCATTGGAATATGGCATGCTGACTATGGGTGGATTTATCATTACATGGAGGATGTAGAGAAAGAAAGAAGGAGGAGATACGGAATTGACAAACCCAAAAGAGCCGGATAAATCAGATGAATTTTTTCCAGACTGGCTGGACGAAGAGGATCCTTTTGGCTTAAAAGAAGAAATGAAGATCATATTATTTCAATGTTTAGATTGCCATGGAACCGATGAAGTCCCGGAGTATATCATTGGTGAATTTAGTGTGGATAAAAATAATAGGGATGAAGTAGAACTTCATTGTCCGCATTGTAATGGCACTATGATTGAAGCGAAAAACGTCCCAAGTGATTAGCATCTACTTGGGACGTGATTTAGTCGCGTTAGCGATTTTGTTCTTGTATTGTGAAATGTGTTCTATTATAGAAGATAATTAGAAAGTGAAAATGACTTTTCTTTGGCAGTAAATAAGAGGTTATAGATAGCAATGGAATAATTACTTCATAAAACATGAACAGGCATATATAATAAAAACATGCCTTACTTGTAAAAAGGAAAGGATTTTTATTCGATTTTTAATTGGGAGGAAGTACTCATGCAATGGAAAAAGCCTAGCAGTGAAGATTATACTGCTCTGATTCAATTATGGGAGAAATCTGTGTTAGCAACACATGATTTTTTGAAATCCAAAGATAGAGAAGAAATGAAAGCAGAAATTCCAACTTATTTCCCGCAACTAGATATGAAATCGTGGTACCATGATGATACATTGATTGGGTTTTCTGGTGTGAATGAAAGAAATTTGGAAATGTTGTTTTTAGACCCGGACCAAATAGGGAAGGGATTTGGCAGCATTATTATAAAGGATTTAATAGAAAAAGATGGCATTCAATTCGTAGATGTAAATAAGGACAATACATCAGCTACTGCTTTTTATTTGAAGCATCGATTTCAAGTGATTGGAGAATCCGAACAAGATGGGCAGGGAAGAGATTATGCCCTGCTGCATTTAGGTTTGGACGGAGTCACGGAATAAGTGAAACCCGTGTTATGGCAGACAATATCAAATGAAAGCAGATAGGTTACATAAAACCGCCCGTTTCGATCATCATGTGAAACAGGCGGTTTTATATAGGATGAAATAGATTGGTAACCGCATGATTATGCTGTAATACAGCTATTATCTTATGCGATTCGATGCTTTTTAACTGGTATAACCCGGTNNNNNNNNNNNNNNNNNNNNNNNNNNNNNNNNNNNNNNNNNNNNNNNNNNNNNNNNNNNNNNNNNNNNNNNNNNNNNNNNNNNNNNNNNNNNNNNNNNNNNNNNNNNNNNNNNNNNNNNNNNNNNNNNNNNNNNNNNNNNNNNNNNNNNNNNNNNNNNNNNNNNNNNNNNNNNNNNNNNNNNNNNNNNNNNNNNNNNNNNNNNNNNNNNNNNNNNNNNNNNNNNNNNNNCAACAAATATTGAGTTTATATGCGTTCATGAGAACGAAGCAGATTTCGTTTCTTTTGGAAGCAAAACGTAAGAAAAAAACATACCGTCAACGTATGATAGAATCATTTGAACAGGACCCTTTGGAATGTCCGTGTTGCCGTAAACAGATGGAGCTCATTGGAATATGGCATGCTGACTATGGGTGGATTTATCATTACATGGAGGATGTAGAGAAAGAAAGAAGGAGGAGATACGGAATTGACAAACCCAAAAGAGCCGGATAAATCAGATGAATTTTTTCCAGACTGGCTGGACGAAGAGGATCCTTTTGGCTTAAAAGAAGAAATGAAGATCATATTATTTCAATGTTTAGATTGCCATGGAACCGATGAAGTCCCGGAGTATATCATTGGTGAATTTAGTGTGGATAAAAATAATAGGGATGAAGTAGAACTTCATTGTCCGCATTGTAATGGCACTATGATTGAAGCGAAAAACGTCCCAAGTGATTAGCATCTACTTGGGACGTGATTTAGTCGCGTTAGCGATTTTGTTCTGATATTGTGAAATGTGTTCTATTATAGAAGATAATTAGAAAGTGAAAATGACTTTTCTTTGGCAGTAAATAAGAGGTTATAGATAGCAATGGAATAATTACTTCATAAAACATGAACAGGCATATATAATAAAAACATGCCTTACTTGTAAAAAGGAAAGGATTTTTATTCGATTTTTAATTGGGAGGAAGTACTCATGCAATGGAAAAAGCCTAGCAGTGAAGATTATACTGCTCTGATTCAATTATGGGAGAAATCTGTGTTAGCAACACATGATTTTTTGAAATCCAAAGATAGAGAAGAAATGAAAGCAGAAATTCCAACTTATTTCCCGCAACTAGATATGAAATCGTGGTACCATGATGATACATTGATTGGGTTTTCTGGTGTGAATGAAAGAAATTTGGAAATGTTGTTTTTAGACCCGGACCAAATAGGGAAGGGATTTGGCAGCATTATTATAAAGGATTTAATAGAAAAAGATGGCATTCAATTCGTAGATGTAAATAAGGACAATACATCAGCTACTGCTTTTTATTTGAAGCATCGATTTCAAGTGATTGGAGAATCCGAACAAGATGGGCAGGGAAGAGATTATGCCCTGCTGCATTTAGGTTTGGACGGAGTCACGGAATAAGTGAAACCCGTGTTATGGCAGACAATATCAAATGAAAGCAGATAGGTTACATAAAACCGCCCGTTTCGATCATCATGTGAAACAGGCGGTTTTATATAGGATGAAATAGATTGGTAACCGCATGATTATGCTGTAATACAGCTATTATCTTATGCGATTCGATGCTTTTTAACTGGTATAACCCGGTCAAAGCTGGCATGTTTTTCCCTGACTGTAATAAAGCAAAGGGCTCCAATCAGGCTAGGTATCGCAAATGCCATAAATGCATGCTGCGGGTCTAGATTTGTTGACAGTAAGAGGGCAATGGCTACTGGTGCCATAATGCCGCCGATTCGTCCAACGCCAACTGCGATACTTAACCCAGTTGTCCGAATTTCCCTCGGGTAAAACTCGGAAATATACGGATTTACTAAATTTTGTGTTCCAACGGTGCAGGCACCTGTTAATGTAATAATAAAGTATAACAACAGAGAATGTGTGGTAATACTCAATAAAACAAAACATAGTGAACCGATAAAAAACATCAGGATTAAGACAGAACGATGTCCGAGCCGGTTTACTAACATACCTCCAAAGATAGATCCTGAAATTTGTCCGACAGCAAGCATCAGGTTAAAAGATAAACTCGATGTTAAGCCATGTCCTGCGTCCACCATGACTTGCGGCAGCCAAGTTGTTAGTCCCGAAATTACCAGCATCGAGCACGTAACAGCAACCCAAAATGCCAACGTACTGGTTGTCCGATTATTGGAGAAAACCTTTTTAATGGGAACTTCCTTAGTGCTTTCCTTAAACGTTTCATATTCATAGTTATCGGATGCCTGATAGTTACCGCCAGGATGGACCTTATTTAGAATTTCCGCAATCTTATCTCCTCTTTTCTTGGAAAGGTAATAGGAAATTGATTCCGGAAACTGTTTTAGGAACCATGGCATCGCAAGAAGAGGTATAATACCAACCCAATATAATAATCTCCAGCTGACCATTTCCATTAAATACATTCCAATAAAGGAAGCGATAATAGCTCCTATGGAATAGCCGCAATACATAGCGGCAATCGTTAGCGCACGTTTCTTTACTGGAGAATATTCTCCCATCATTGCTACAAGGATTGGCATGATTCCGCCGAGCCCTAATGCTGCAATGATTCGCATCGTCATAAACAGGGTGGGATTTTGTGCAAAACCGGCTAAAAAGGTAAAAAGACTGAATAAGATTAAGCAGATAGCTATCGCTTTTTTACGTCCAATCAGATCGGAAATAGAACCTAGCAAAAATGTACCGACCATGGTGCTGATAAGCGTATAACTGCTTATTGCTCCAGCTTCCACTCTGCTGATATGAAAATCCTCCATCATTAATGGAAGTCCAATTCCATAGATGGCAACGTCAAAGCCATCAAAGCCAATGGCGAAAAAACACCAAAGAAAAATAAGCAGATGAAATTTATTAAATTTGCTGTTTCCTAATACTTGGGTTGTCTGGACTGTGCGCATGTTGTTAAAACGTCCTTTCGTTTTTATTTTCGATTTTTAAGGTTAAGAGCATCTTACCATGAAAGAACAGCTATCAGGTAATTGTAAAAATGTATCGTTTGCTATAGGAAATAACTATATAGGTGAGGGAGCGGGAGGGCATGGCTATGTATTTGCTTTCATGCAGCTGAAAAATGCGTTTGGATAAATACTGGGTTCCGAGACCGGACGTATGCGAGCAGATAAGAAGTATTCTGAAGTCCATTTGTTGATGGAAGTAGAAGTGAATAAGAGGAAAGACAAGATGATGATTGAATGGAAATGACGTGCAGCGTCTTGTTTCAGAACAAGAGAAGAATCCATTTTAGAAAAATAATCAGAATGAATTCTTCTCTTGAAAGTTCACTTTATTACATGCGCACAATGACTGCTCCGCCGCCGCTTCCTTGAACACATTTGGTATCTTCCTGCTGATGCAACGATTCCAGCAGTTGATTATTTTGTGTAATCAATTGGTTAAGCTGCTCTAATTGGCTCTTTAGATGATACATCATCTGCACCATATGTTGCATATCTGGTGAAGCACCATATGATGCATTGACTGGATAGGCTGAAAAGGCATCATATGACCCGTTTTCTGGTCTTTGGTTGACAGTAGCCGAAGCAAGGGGGCTGTATCCAGGTACCGTATTTGTTTCATACTTCGTTCCTTGCAATTGTTTCTCCTTGCCAGTGGAATCCTGTACACTGTTTCTGTTGACAGAAACAGAACCTTGGTAGGCACTTTGCTGGGTATGATTCTCCTGATGCTGTCGATAAGGCTGCCACCCCCAACCAGGCGAATAGGGTGGATTGTGAAAAGACATCCGTTAACCTCCTTTCATCCTACACCAGTCTATTCTTCTTTTCTCGCTATGTGTGCGGCTATCCGAAAAAGATAGATGCGCTCAGTTATACGGCAGTTTGCTTCGAATGTTCATCTCGTTGCTGTTATATGATGATATATGTTTATTTGAAAGCAAAAATCACCTGAACCTAATATGAGAAGAAACCCATATCAGGTTCAGGTGATTTTCAAGACAATCTATTCCGTTAACAACG
The nucleotide sequence above comes from Oceanobacillus timonensis. Encoded proteins:
- a CDS encoding cation-transporting P-type ATPase is translated as MAQKKWFNLQTEQVETELKTDINHGLTSEQVEQRKQKYGKNELPEPDKDPKWLKFLRQFNDTLIYVLLAAAVLTVILGHYADTIVILMVILINAVIGYFQENKAEKALEGIKKMLSLESTVIRDGKHTEVASSELVPGDIVLLSPGDKIPADLRLTAASRLTIEESPLTGESTSVEKNTETLPEDTVLGDRLNMAFSGTAVVSGSAQGIVAATGANTEIGKINQSIAEVEELKTPLLKQTAHFGKMISISIVSIAALLFVFAAYFYNYPIGELLLYVISLIVAAIPEGLPAILSIILSLGMQIMARNNAIMRNLPSVETLGAVTVICSDKTGTLTKNEMTVQSIELSDRHLDVTGTGYAPEGNILENNQEVNIAENQELHMFLSNVLTVNDAYLRKEDEEWTISGEPTEGCLVTLAEKANQEIDRLPILSKIPFDSSYKYMAGLVEKDGEKIIYVKGAPDRLFDMAGLTEGSEERRLWEDKMLARSSNGERIIGAAYKYIEADKTQIDHEDICEGLNIIGLAGILDPPREEAIEAVKVCKRAGIQVKMITGDHKATALAIAKQMGITEQDNVLEGRDLDQLSEEEIQNAVQHVDVFARTSPENKLQLVTAMQENGEITAMTGDGVNDAPALKRADIGVSMGIKGTEVAKEASEMVLVDDNFNTIVNAVKEGRRVYDNLKKTILFILPTNGAEAFLIVSALIVGMNMPLSPIQVLYVNMVTAVTVSFALAFEKLEPGAMERPPRPANAKLLSPYYMFRIILVSLLVGGAIMTMNVTLLGDPEHYSPEQVTTITLHSIVIAQLFHVFNVRNERHFAFNKDFFSNKIAFMLAGVLIVLQFMVTYIPFLRNVFDLYPIEAKYWIYPFVIGIMTFIIIEIEKYITRKITAARAFNKENGKE
- a CDS encoding MDR family MFS transporter produces the protein MVHKQTKRPIVLIALILSMFMAAIEGTIIATAMPNIVSDLGGFTLYSWVFSSFLLMQAVTTMVYGKLADLFGRKPIFVIGVIIFLIGSFLCGLAESMTALVVFRLIQGLGAGAIHPMVTTIVGDMYRLEERAKVQGYLASVWGISSVAGPLLGGMIVQYVDWAWIFWMNIPIGLIGLAGVVLFFHEKVDKEQKTIDYLGTSFFFIAISSLIIVFVQAGTNWAWLSPETLGLLGLFVIGISLFIWQEKRCTAPMMPLSLWKNKLMVIANIATLLSGMIILGLSSFLPTYVQGVMGESAIVAGFTLSTLSIGWPIASTIAGHLVLRIGFRKTAFLGGIALFAGTFLFFLLDTDKGPIYAGFSSFIVGIGMGLTSTTFIVAIQNSVSWQARGSATSLNMFMRIIGSAIGTALLGGILNLRLQQYYQQQAIDDMPNTDAILNEGMRETLSADTLTLMQDGLTHAFHTVFFCLFLIGTLTFVILWFFPKGAIPNK
- a CDS encoding IS91 family transposase produces the protein MRKGSGVIKEILKDHFAGFWEFHADRFPKTYREHIKETVEKTIRCGTRDLGYARYECLGCEGDPSPKFVCFTCKSRLCHRCGKKYTDDWSDKQQEMIFNVTHRHMVFTLPRELRNIFYNDRKKLNELSKQVAEVFQYHNKKKGKKRGFRSGIITVIHTFGRDLKFNPHIHALVTEGALDNQNEWVNNGYVPYDFLRKSWQKVVLDLLKKWFPATPKIIELINELYQRYPKGFYVNAEKKMNNAKRVAKYIGRYLARPAIAEYRIESYDGETVHYWYEDHKTGKRVDKKVPVYRFLFEILQHIPPKHFRMVGRYGLYSRRAHRKAQQILSLYAFMRTKQISFLLEAKRKKKTYRQRMIESFEQDPLECPCCRKQMELIGIWHADYGWIYHYMEDVEKERRRRYGIDKPKRAG
- a CDS encoding GNAT family N-acetyltransferase, coding for MQWKKPSSEDYTALIQLWEKSVLATHDFLKSKDREEMKAEIPTYFPQLDMKSWYHDDTLIGFSGVNERNLEMLFLDPDQIGKGFGSIIIKDLIEKDGIQFVDVNKDNTSATAFYLKHRFQVIGESEQDGQGRDYALLHLGLDGVTE
- a CDS encoding MFS transporter is translated as MRTVQTTQVLGNSKFNKFHLLIFLWCFFAIGFDGFDVAIYGIGLPLMMEDFHISRVEAGAISSYTLISTMVGTFLLGSISDLIGRKKAIAICLILFSLFTFLAGFAQNPTLFMTMRIIAALGLGGIMPILVAMMGEYSPVKKRALTIAAMYCGYSIGAIIASFIGMYLMEMVSWRLLYWVGIIPLLAMPWFLKQFPESISYYLSKKRGDKIAEILNKVHPGGNYQASDNYEYETFKESTKEVPIKKVFSNNRTTSTLAFWVAVTCSMLVISGLTTWLPQVMVDAGHGLTSSLSFNLMLAVGQISGSIFGGMLVNRLGHRSVLILMFFIGSLCFVLLSITTHSLLLYFIITLTGACTVGTQNLVNPYISEFYPREIRTTGLSIAVGVGRIGGIMAPVAIALLLSTNLDPQHAFMAFAIPSLIGALCFITVREKHASFDRVIPVKKHRIA